tacagtacaggagaagcttgcaggcagtttcgactcacattagctgtttaagtgtaattactaatgttaactagcattttagttagcaataattagcctgtgcctatgttatctccttacatatacctacgctctccgtctctgcaagattgggaatgattgagatttctcttggcacagctaccagaagacttacaactttcagacaggttgcttacgtcacatctacgtcggcaagctcagtttgcagctgcgcagtaacgctcagccatcaccggaaaagtgctccGTCGAAAACAACGGCGTCActttgtccatttattttaccGTCTatgagtttttcacactatcgtcatggctgagccggcaaaaaagaagcagaaagctaggaaagcattgtcggaggaacagagaaagaggaaacggcagactgaccgagcgacgagtcagacacaagtaaacataaaagctgccaaatatctattccgaagctgtagggggagctctatagagaaacctgtgagcaaagagagaaaacagcgaagaaatggccaaaactgcataccGCCCCTTTAAATAAAGGATGTTGACTTATACAGTTCAGTGTGATCATTGTGTCATAAAGTATGTTGATTGTTTACGTAAATGTACAAAGGGCTTAGCTATTATTGTTATCTCAAATATGTGCCTCTGACTAAATTAAGTCAATTATATTGAACAAAGTAGGCCTATGGAATTACCTGTGGTGTAAACACCTTACACATTTTGTTATCTAGGCTATTATAACGAAAAGCAAACATGCAAAACTCCTATAACTATGTACATGATTAAATTGACATTCTGATTTTATCCTACTTTAATTATTCCCAAAATCGTATTAATGAAGAAAAGCATTGTAAGTGCATTTTGTCTTTATGATTAATCACCCGTTATGCATTGGTTTATTAAACATCAACAGCCGCTGAGAGCAGcttttgtaaataaaaacagtctgctaggtctggcaatgcgagactaaactAAAAAGAAACCATTCACCTGAATTAGTTTGACATGTTTTATGATCCAGTGATGGGTTGAGAAGGTAGGAGGACGGGGATAGTAACAGATACGTTACAGCAGACTCACCACATACTGTGGGCTCTCCAGAGGTTCGTCTGGCTCTGACTTGATACACAGTGATGGGACAGCACCTGGCTTTAGATGGACCGTGCCAGTCCCTGGAGCCAGGTTTTCAAAGCAGTCTTCAGTAAAGTGTTCATTACAAATGGTGATATCAGTCCAGGACGACTCTTTAAGTCGTTGCCCGTTGACTTCGAAAAGGAACTGAACCCACTCCAGTCTCCTCTCTGGGTCCTCCGGTAACTTGAACCGTAGCGCACTGCGACGCCCCGAATCACATCCGACGACGGAGCACATCCTGGATTTAAGTTCTGTCCCTTCGGTTTTAAAAGTGGCCGGACAGTTTTAATGTTTATGGGGACTGGAACACAGGCCTCTGTGTGGACTCTGCTATCCCGGCGTGGTCCcaaacagctaacagctagccagcTCTGCTTGGCGCGAAGGCTTGACGGGCGGGATTTACTAGCTGGGTTCGCGTGGTTTGATATTAGGCGTATCCCGACTCGTTGTGCAAAAGTAGTTACCCTCTGACAGAGACCCTTAATAAGTTTCCTTGTCCTCTAATAGGAAGTGTGCCCCTGGCAGAGGGAGCGCGCATGCATTCAGTGACGATGGACCAACATTACTGTGCTTCGAGTTTACCTAAGGAAATTAAAAATAGAAGGtgcattgtttattttatcGTTTTGGTATTGTTTTAGCAATGAGGTTTTGCTAAATAACACATTACTCATCTTTCAAAATACATGCTTTTGTTCTTCTGTGCGTGCAATCGAACCTCGTAGGCCTTCATTACACTTAATTTAGACTGTCTACTAAAAAAAAGGGCAATCATATCGTTTCTTATGATAGTTTGACAATGTAAACATGTACCGCGTAGTCAATTACGTGGCCACCCTATTACTGTTTGAAAGCTAGATCCATATGCTGTAATTCAACCTTTTGTGTGGAATTTGTTCATTCAAATACAGTTGATACTGTAAAATCAAGATCACTGTAATCAATTTAACGCATTGCTCGCCTAAATTAAATCTACTTGACTCAAACCTACCATAACTGAATGCAGCACTGTAAGCAGTATTTTTTTCCTGTAGCCTAATCCACATTTCCATTGCAAATGAGAGCCATACCtttgtatattgttgtaaatGATTCTCAATTCCCCGGGTAAATAGTattaatcatcatcataatgaattgcatttatatagcgGTTATCACAACACAAAGCGATTAAGGTACATGTCCTACCAGGCGGACATGCGTTCTGCCACAAAACGTATATCCCCCTTTCTAAAATGCCTCTGCCCTACCATCAAGTATTTTAGTTTTGTCCACAAAAAACTCAGAATTGTATACTTGAAGAACCTATCTTTTCCACAACTTCTTTTGGGCACCATTTGAGGTCCCTCAAATAATCCTTTTTTAATGGTTCTTTGAGACACAGGTTCTTTGTGAAACCAGAAATTCTTCTTCTAGGACATCTCTCTGAAGAACTAAGCTTGGTTCCAGTTAATACACTTATTTCTTTCAGTGTATTTTCCCAGAAAAAGTTATAGTGGCAGACACATACTTTTCAGTTtgcaatataaacaatatataacagtaATTTGGAATTCTTGAacatttacaacacacacaaaaaaactaacatttaCAACACAAAGGAAAACAGGCCCTTTAAAACCAGCCCAGTTTAATCTAATTTGACCCAGGTTGATTCCATGGTTAACATCGTGAACAGGATTctaaagtattttgaaatctaaTTGAGAtcagcccctttcacacagagATTCTGCAATTGCGCCACAATTCAGGTCTGCCGTTTGTTTATTTCCCACAGAACCAAGCAAGCCAGTGTGATTTTACATAGCATGCCGGCATTATGGGAGGCACATTTgcgtttcctaggatggcgaaggcatgacctgccctactctgcttctgattggctagtagtcaTTGCCTTCACGGTTGGATTGGTTAGACatgaggagtgagattggttagggtaagaacaCCAGACAAAGCCAATCAAAGTTCATGCCTTTGCCATcctagaaaaataaatattgctTCTGGCAGCCATAGAGGCATGGGTCTAGTGTGTGTGAGCCGATCTGCAGCGTTAATCAGCCATGTAAACCCAACCGGACCCTGTAGGTCGACTAGTGCGTCATGCTGCATGGAACTTAGTCCCGCCATGCTGGCTGTCCCTTTCACACAGAACTTGGCTCGGCTCTGTGACTACCTCCACTGACGGCTTAAAGGCGCAACaattctgcccccccccccattgtAACTTTCACACAGACGGCGAGGGGACTTAAGGCGCATCAGTCCCACCTTGAACAGGCTCATGTTTTAACAGTTAGAAGCAAGTTTATAAAAAACCCAGCCCGATTGTGCATGTGCAGTTTCTCATCTTAAATTGTTCAAATGCATCATGAAAAACAGTCAACTTCTGTATGACACTCTAAATTGTATTTCTCTTAATAAACACTTAACTCTACaacctttttttcaaatatttttttacatgtcTTTAACTACTTGATTCTTTCTTGGTCTTCCCCTTCCCTTCCCTGAGCTTTTACCACTATTCTGGCTGCTGtaactctttttctttctttcttctggtTCAAAATCAGAGTCACAGTCAGAAGTTGCCTTTCCTCTTGATTTGCTTGCTCTCCTTGTCACTTTCTCACtattcttctcttcctcctctgttgaGTCAAAGGACATGCTTTCGGTCGGCTCATCCTCACTTTCTTCATCACTGCAGCGTGTTCTCTTTAACTTCCGCACCTTAACTTTGGCAGTCTTGGTGTTTGAAGGCTGGCCTTGCATTTCCCCCGCCAGAACGAAGTTGCCTGCTGGATTTCTCTTGGGCCTTCCTATGGGTCTACCTGAGCTCTTCCTTTTACGTTTTGGCATACCTTTGCTCTGCTTCTGCAACTCCACTTCTTTATCATGTTCAAAGTCTGTGCCTCTCATGTTCACATTCTCCTGAGCATGAACACGGTCGCTtacagttttgtttattttacccTTTTTCTGTTCACGTCCAGAATTGGATGAGTGGTAACGCTGGACATGACTCTTCAAGCTCACGTTGTGATTGAAGCTTTTGTCACAATGCTGACATTTAAAAGGCCTCTCCCCTGTGTGCAGTCGCATGTGGGATTTCAGGTGGCTTCCCTGGTTAAAGCCACGTTGGCACACTGAACACTTGTACGGCTTCACTCCTGTGTGAACCGCTAAGTGTCTCTGGAGAATATTGCGTCGGGGAAATTCAATCCCACAGATGTCACATTTGAACTGTCGGGGGCCTCCGTGATCCTCCCGGTGGATTCTGCGTTTCTTATTTGTGGCAAATGTCTCTGAACAGTCGGGACATTTATAGGGCTTTCTTTCACTTAGGTGGATCTGCTCGTGACTGATCTTGTCCACCTTTGTTTTGAATGTAACGTGGCAGTATTTGCATGGAAGTTCATAGTTTGCATCGTGGATTTTGCCGTGAAGATTTAGCGCAGGGTCACTAATGAATCGTCTTCCACAAACATTGCAAGAATAGGGTTTAATTTTGTGCTCGCATGTGTGAGGCTTCCGTTTATTAAAAAACTTTCCACACTCTGTGCAGAGCTGACTGTGTTTGGAGGCAAATGGAAGATCatcatcttcttcctcctcctcttcatctccgGTTTCATCCTCTGATTCATCATGAAGCTCGTTAGCCAGAAGAAGCTCCTCCGCTGGATTCCAATCCTCGTCTGAATTCCTGTCACTTTCATCACCTGATTCCTCCGTTTCATCCGTGTAATCACTCTTCTCATCAGAAAAAGTTTGGCTGTTGTCATCTGTTGACACTGTCTGCAAAAGATATGACAAGAATGggtatgaataaaatgtaacattttcaaagtttgtaaAGGATTaatattaaaggtgcaatatgtaatacttactgctagtgtttaaaatagttactgcaatacaaattcaaaatactggagagagtcgtctcccccgccccctcctccctagACTCAAAGTTCCACTCagtggttgccaggctgaccgcagcatccacaacaatgttgctagatgcttgtctcacatagccagacattacttcacagcacagtggagtagctaacacactttttcggctt
This is a stretch of genomic DNA from Sander vitreus isolate 19-12246 chromosome 12, sanVit1, whole genome shotgun sequence. It encodes these proteins:
- the LOC144526369 gene encoding uncharacterized protein LOC144526369 — its product is MCSVVGCDSGRRSALRFKLPEDPERRLEWVQFLFEVNGQRLKESSWTDITICNEHFTEDCFENLAPGTGTVHLKPGAVPSLCVKSEPDEPELYTIELDQEPEETIEDASQCDQLSTCDSPYSYSEESESTLSSTAAQESPAPSDVSDSFMSDYGPMLQKIVNIDMIREKAALLQTKGKYVVNEKRLLKLFSHNCPSCGSKVKMEKVTHGVLIILNQQCLQCDYRNQWKSQANASVPTAEDQHLTEVVEVDLTPETQQTVSTDDNSQTFSDEKSDYTDETEESGDESDRNSDEDWNPAEELLLANELHDESEDETGDEEEEEEDDDLPFASKHSQLCTECGKFFNKRKPHTCEHKIKPYSCNVCGRRFISDPALNLHGKIHDANYELPCKYCHVTFKTKVDKISHEQIHLSERKPYKCPDCSETFATNKKRRIHREDHGGPRQFKCDICGIEFPRRNILQRHLAVHTGVKPYKCSVCQRGFNQGSHLKSHMRLHTGERPFKCQHCDKSFNHNVSLKSHVQRYHSSNSGREQKKGKINKTVSDRVHAQENVNMRGTDFEHDKEVELQKQSKGMPKRKRKSSGRPIGRPKRNPAGNFVLAGEMQGQPSNTKTAKVKVRKLKRTRCSDEESEDEPTESMSFDSTEEEEKNSEKVTRRASKSRGKATSDCDSDFEPEERKKKSYSSQNSGKSSGKGRGRPRKNQVVKDM